In a single window of the uncultured Dysgonomonas sp. genome:
- a CDS encoding phosphoglycerate mutase family protein, whose amino-acid sequence MDILTVAEQNRQTAWEILEATGIIPAWERIGAEVHIVGSLKSGLMMKSRDIDMHVYTDKLDIAESFSVIQKLAENPGVKEIHYKNGINTEEECIEWHAIYEDTDANNWKFDMIHIRKGSRYDGVVEKVTDAIISRLTPEIRNTILQIKYDMPNGVQVPGIEIYHAVFTGGVGNYEELERWRKTNPLTDSLDWMP is encoded by the coding sequence ATGGATATTCTTACAGTTGCAGAACAGAACCGGCAAACCGCTTGGGAAATACTGGAAGCCACCGGAATTATCCCGGCATGGGAACGTATCGGTGCGGAAGTTCATATTGTAGGCTCGCTCAAATCGGGTTTGATGATGAAAAGCAGGGATATTGATATGCATGTCTATACCGATAAACTTGACATTGCAGAAAGTTTTTCTGTAATACAAAAATTGGCTGAAAATCCTGGCGTGAAAGAAATCCATTACAAAAACGGGATCAACACGGAGGAAGAGTGTATCGAATGGCACGCTATATATGAAGATACCGATGCGAATAACTGGAAGTTCGATATGATCCATATTCGTAAGGGATCGAGGTACGACGGAGTAGTGGAGAAAGTAACCGATGCGATTATTTCGCGACTTACGCCTGAAATCAGAAATACGATCCTGCAAATAAAATACGATATGCCGAACGGGGTTCAAGTTCCGGGAATAGAGATATACCATGCCGTATTTACCGGAGGTGTCGGAAATTACGAGGAATTGGAACGGTGGCGCAAGACAAACCCGCTGACCGACAGTTTGGACTGGATGCCGTGA
- a CDS encoding LuxR C-terminal-related transcriptional regulator, translating to MDQHDITPEELWSRQQISGLDVDYDLWNEKRESIREFARISGSCIFTVDVFQRRYDFASESFSAIFGYEPEKITVIQEHGDFLEERIHPDDRKELTEYQIEHGQFIYSLPPEQRNDYKQIFQLRMLNTKKQYINVISRHQVIQTDKNGKAWIVMGIMEISPNQLPTNHVKRTVVNIKTNETLTSLPIPVEKQLTKREKEILLLIRQGHLSKEIADKLNLSIYTVNNHRKNILAKLHVDNAMEAVNLIGGFGAL from the coding sequence ATGGATCAGCACGATATAACCCCCGAAGAATTATGGTCAAGACAGCAGATAAGCGGTCTTGACGTGGATTACGATCTGTGGAATGAGAAAAGGGAATCCATACGGGAATTTGCCCGGATAAGCGGGAGTTGTATTTTTACGGTCGATGTATTCCAAAGAAGATATGACTTCGCTTCGGAAAGTTTTTCCGCTATTTTCGGATATGAGCCTGAAAAGATAACAGTGATACAAGAGCATGGCGATTTTCTGGAAGAAAGGATTCATCCCGATGACCGGAAAGAACTGACCGAATACCAAATAGAACACGGGCAGTTTATTTATTCGCTTCCTCCAGAACAAAGGAACGATTACAAGCAGATTTTCCAGCTACGGATGCTCAATACAAAAAAGCAGTATATAAATGTAATAAGCCGCCATCAGGTTATCCAAACCGATAAAAATGGCAAGGCTTGGATTGTTATGGGAATTATGGAAATATCCCCAAATCAGTTGCCCACAAACCACGTCAAGCGTACTGTTGTCAATATCAAAACAAACGAAACGCTCACATCTTTACCTATTCCGGTAGAAAAGCAATTGACGAAACGTGAAAAGGAAATCCTATTGCTGATTCGACAGGGGCATTTGAGCAAGGAAATTGCCGATAAGTTGAATCTAAGCATCTACACTGTCAATAACCACCGGAAAAACATATTGGCAAAACTTCATGTTGATAACGCTATGGAAGCGGTAAATTTAATCGGTGGTTTCGGGGCACTATAG
- a CDS encoding helix-turn-helix domain-containing protein, with amino-acid sequence MYLDNEDFEKWMEKLSKKLNEIGADLKSLINTKEVFDDEERLLDNQDLAFLLKVSKRTLQRYRSSKKLPFFMIAHKTYYRTSDVREFVRSHMDFQTYQDFEKKHPKDDKDKKDK; translated from the coding sequence ATGTATTTAGATAACGAAGATTTTGAAAAATGGATGGAAAAGCTATCCAAAAAACTGAACGAAATAGGGGCAGACCTTAAATCGCTCATCAATACAAAAGAAGTATTCGATGATGAAGAAAGGTTATTGGATAACCAAGATTTAGCTTTTCTTCTGAAAGTATCGAAGCGAACATTACAACGATATCGAAGCAGTAAAAAACTACCCTTCTTTATGATAGCCCACAAGACCTATTATCGGACTTCTGATGTGCGGGAGTTTGTGCGTTCGCACATGGATTTTCAAACCTATCAGGACTTTGAAAAGAAGCACCCAAAGGATGATAAGGATAAAAAAGATAAATGA
- a CDS encoding BfmA/BtgA family mobilization protein — translation MQNKGQKIIYTTVSIDKETGRLVEKICKRYSLKKSEVVKLAFGYIDKAHINPADAPESVKSELAKINKRQDDIIRFIRRYEEDQLNPMIRTSHSIAVRFDTAIKEQKELISSEINISRELQDNVLKKISETFNQHAEVINNQAKQINDLVQAINLSSRKQERNNNKLLKLISLYSELTTCGVMDGKRKENLKAEINDLINE, via the coding sequence ATGCAAAATAAAGGTCAGAAGATAATATATACTACCGTTTCCATAGACAAGGAAACGGGTCGGTTAGTTGAAAAGATATGTAAACGCTATTCGCTGAAAAAGAGTGAAGTTGTAAAATTGGCATTCGGGTATATTGACAAGGCTCATATCAACCCTGCCGATGCTCCTGAATCCGTAAAATCAGAACTTGCCAAGATTAACAAACGACAGGATGATATAATCCGATTCATCCGAAGATACGAAGAAGACCAGCTAAACCCGATGATACGCACAAGCCATTCAATAGCTGTCCGCTTCGATACTGCCATAAAAGAGCAGAAAGAATTAATAAGCTCGGAGATAAATATCTCACGGGAGTTACAGGATAATGTTCTGAAAAAAATAAGCGAAACATTCAACCAACATGCAGAAGTGATTAATAACCAAGCCAAACAAATAAACGACCTTGTCCAAGCTATAAATTTATCTTCCAGGAAACAAGAACGGAACAATAATAAACTCCTGAAACTGATTTCCCTTTATTCGGAATTGACTACCTGCGGAGTAATGGATGGCAAGCGGAAAGAGAACCTGAAAGCAGAAATAAACGACCTGATAAACGAGTAA
- a CDS encoding DUF5712 family protein: MNIDFPPPSKGTYNNAGSSRRLADYCEHEDLERMEQGIYTEGFFNLADDNIYKSQVVKDIDGNIGQLMKTDAKFYAIHVSPSEKELKAMGNTEQEQAEAMKRYIREVVIPEYAKNFNKGLSAEDIKFYGKIHFNRDRSNNELNMHCHLIVSRKDQSNKKKLSPLTNHKNTKKGAIKGGFDRTNLFRQAEQGFDRLFNYDRQLTESFEYYNTMKNGNISDQLKMQEQQISDERKNTNVQVGMYVDELESKLSANLSELGLSSVLGIISPEPSNTLDEQIPVKRKKKKPKRGFKR; the protein is encoded by the coding sequence ATGAACATAGATTTCCCGCCACCGTCCAAAGGCACATACAACAATGCAGGCAGTAGCCGGAGATTAGCCGACTATTGCGAGCATGAAGATTTAGAACGTATGGAGCAGGGAATCTATACCGAAGGATTTTTCAATTTGGCAGACGATAATATCTACAAATCACAGGTTGTAAAAGATATAGACGGCAATATCGGTCAGCTAATGAAAACGGATGCCAAGTTTTACGCTATCCACGTCAGCCCATCGGAGAAAGAACTCAAAGCAATGGGTAATACCGAACAGGAACAAGCCGAAGCCATGAAACGATATATCCGGGAAGTAGTCATTCCTGAATATGCCAAGAATTTCAATAAAGGACTATCGGCAGAAGATATTAAGTTTTATGGCAAGATACATTTCAATCGGGACAGGTCAAACAATGAACTGAATATGCACTGCCACTTGATTGTCAGCCGAAAAGACCAGAGCAACAAAAAGAAACTATCCCCGCTTACCAACCATAAGAATACCAAGAAAGGAGCAATCAAAGGCGGTTTTGACCGTACTAACCTGTTCCGACAGGCAGAACAGGGTTTTGATAGGTTATTTAACTACGATAGGCAACTAACAGAATCTTTTGAATATTATAACACCATGAAGAACGGTAATATATCCGACCAACTTAAAATGCAGGAGCAACAGATTTCCGATGAAAGGAAAAATACAAATGTGCAAGTAGGCATGTATGTAGATGAGCTGGAAAGTAAACTATCTGCCAACCTATCCGAATTAGGTTTATCCTCTGTATTGGGCATTATATCTCCCGAACCGAGCAATACACTTGATGAACAAATACCCGTGAAAAGAAAAAAGAAGAAGCCCAAACGAGGGTTCAAGAGGTAA
- a CDS encoding helix-turn-helix domain-containing protein — MEVIAIEGKTFGLVKERFESFAKQIKQWCGTDQPNNKWLDNQDVCTLLNISKRTLQYYRNTGKISFSQVNNKCYYKASDVEKLLNDSKISKSGKK; from the coding sequence ATGGAAGTAATAGCAATAGAAGGCAAAACCTTCGGACTGGTAAAAGAACGGTTCGAGTCTTTTGCCAAACAAATCAAACAATGGTGCGGAACGGATCAGCCAAATAACAAATGGCTTGACAATCAGGATGTATGTACTCTCCTGAACATTTCCAAGCGGACATTACAATATTACCGCAACACAGGTAAAATATCTTTCTCGCAAGTCAACAATAAATGCTACTATAAAGCATCTGATGTTGAGAAACTACTCAATGATTCTAAAATCTCAAAATCCGGTAAGAAATGA
- a CDS encoding DUF3876 domain-containing protein, giving the protein MKEQSFDLKVLSGNWESVNLNPTVIIYRDGEHYMLSVIHMNETSKQATPATYEIQEDEGGFFINYNLKRVAINYDKKQDLLTISALGDYMRN; this is encoded by the coding sequence ATGAAAGAGCAGTCATTTGATTTAAAAGTTCTGTCCGGAAATTGGGAAAGTGTAAACCTAAATCCGACAGTTATCATTTATCGGGATGGAGAACATTATATGCTAAGTGTAATCCACATGAACGAAACGAGTAAACAGGCAACTCCTGCTACTTATGAAATTCAGGAAGATGAAGGCGGTTTCTTTATCAACTACAATCTGAAACGGGTAGCTATCAACTATGATAAGAAACAGGATTTATTAACTATCTCTGCATTGGGCGACTATATGCGGAACTAA